A single Actinomadura algeriensis DNA region contains:
- a CDS encoding RDD family protein gives MSSGKGPRWTQTWLGGARAAGVDLGQPGERFGFPESGSGAVASYGRRIAALFVDWGLSMLVASMLARSLDWGPPERSTWTLVVFAVQAWLLTSLLGTTIGKRLCGIRVARLDGRPVGLGWGLARTLLLIIVIPALLWDRDYRGLHDRAANTAVVNI, from the coding sequence ATGAGCAGTGGCAAGGGCCCGCGCTGGACGCAGACGTGGCTGGGCGGCGCGCGCGCGGCAGGGGTCGACCTCGGGCAGCCCGGGGAGCGGTTCGGATTTCCGGAGAGCGGCAGCGGCGCCGTCGCGAGCTACGGCCGCAGGATCGCCGCGCTGTTCGTCGACTGGGGCCTGTCGATGCTGGTCGCGAGCATGCTGGCGCGCTCGCTCGACTGGGGCCCGCCCGAGCGCAGCACCTGGACGCTCGTCGTGTTCGCCGTCCAGGCGTGGCTGCTCACCTCGCTGCTCGGCACGACGATCGGCAAGCGGCTGTGCGGGATCCGCGTGGCCCGGCTGGACGGACGTCCCGTCGGCCTCGGCTGGGGCCTCGCGCGGACGCTGCTGCTGATCATCGTCATCCCCGCGCTGCTCTGGGACCGCGACTACCGCGGCCTGCACGACCGGGCCGCCAACACCGCCGTCGTCAACATCTGA
- a CDS encoding DUF4191 domain-containing protein, which yields MSKKPADGGQERPGRLKQIRMVAQVLHQANPKALPIVFASAIGTLAVLVVIGLIFGQLWFFIPLGILAGFAVGMIVFGQLAQRAQYKVIAGQPGAAAAILNNMRGGWTVTEAVSGNRNLDMVHRAVGRAGVVLVSEGPRNRVGHLLGAEKKRISRAAQQVPIYDVQVGDDEGQIPVDKLQRHLMKLPRNLTKGQVAELNDRLQALPRAMQMPKGPMPKGAKMPKGPKPRMR from the coding sequence ATGTCGAAAAAGCCCGCAGACGGAGGCCAGGAGCGTCCGGGCCGCCTCAAGCAGATCCGCATGGTCGCCCAGGTCCTGCACCAGGCGAACCCGAAGGCCCTTCCGATCGTCTTCGCCTCGGCGATCGGGACGCTGGCCGTCCTCGTCGTCATCGGGCTGATCTTCGGCCAGCTGTGGTTCTTCATCCCGCTGGGCATCCTCGCCGGCTTCGCGGTCGGCATGATCGTGTTCGGCCAGCTGGCGCAGCGCGCCCAGTACAAGGTGATCGCCGGGCAGCCGGGCGCGGCCGCCGCGATCCTGAACAACATGCGCGGCGGCTGGACGGTCACCGAGGCGGTCAGCGGCAACCGCAACCTCGATATGGTCCACCGGGCGGTCGGCCGGGCCGGGGTCGTGCTGGTCTCCGAGGGGCCCCGCAACCGGGTCGGGCACCTGCTGGGCGCGGAGAAGAAGCGGATCTCGCGCGCGGCCCAGCAGGTCCCCATCTATGACGTCCAGGTCGGCGACGACGAGGGCCAGATCCCGGTGGACAAGCTGCAGCGGCACCTGATGAAGCTGCCGCGCAACCTCACCAAGGGGCAGGTCGCGGAGCTGAACGACCGGCTGCAGGCGCTGCCCCGCGCCATGCAGATGCCGAAGGGCCCGATGCCGAAGGGCGCGAAGATGCCCAAGGGCCCCAAGCCGCGGATGCGCTGA
- a CDS encoding Type 1 glutamine amidotransferase-like domain-containing protein — protein MSTDGQPHILAIGGGSFVPDGREGLAPSPLLRYAADLTGQDRPRVCFLTTALGDAAEYVSRFYAAFAALDAEVSHLALFPMPNVADMRAHLLTQDLVYVSGGSVANLLALWRLHGLDEIMREAWEAGVVLSGQSAGALCWHVGGNTDSFGPQLRPLTDGLGFLPYSCGVHYDSDPQRRPLLQQLVGEGTLPGGYAADESVALHYVGTEFVQAVSFRQEARAYRVEPDGPGTAKETPLEPRLLAGL, from the coding sequence ATGAGCACCGACGGGCAGCCGCACATCCTCGCGATCGGCGGCGGGTCGTTCGTCCCGGACGGCCGGGAGGGGCTCGCGCCGAGCCCGCTGCTGCGCTACGCCGCCGACCTCACCGGGCAGGACCGTCCCCGCGTCTGTTTCCTGACGACCGCGCTCGGGGACGCCGCCGAGTACGTCTCCCGGTTCTACGCCGCGTTCGCCGCGCTGGACGCCGAGGTGAGCCACCTGGCGCTGTTCCCGATGCCGAACGTGGCCGACATGCGGGCGCACCTGCTCACCCAGGACCTCGTGTACGTGTCGGGCGGCAGCGTCGCCAACCTGCTCGCGCTGTGGCGGCTGCACGGCCTCGACGAGATCATGCGGGAGGCGTGGGAGGCGGGCGTCGTGCTGTCCGGGCAGAGCGCGGGCGCCCTGTGCTGGCACGTCGGCGGCAACACCGACTCGTTCGGCCCGCAGCTGCGGCCCCTGACCGACGGTCTCGGGTTCCTGCCGTACTCCTGCGGCGTCCACTACGACAGCGACCCGCAGCGCCGTCCGCTGCTGCAGCAGCTCGTGGGCGAGGGCACGCTCCCCGGCGGGTACGCGGCGGACGAGTCGGTGGCGCTGCACTACGTGGGCACCGAGTTCGTCCAGGCCGTCTCGTTCCGGCAGGAGGCGCGCGCCTACCGGGTGGAGCCGGACGGGCCCGGCACCGCGAAGGAGACCCCGCTGGAGCCCCGCCTGCTCGCCGGCCTGTGA
- the lipA gene encoding lipoyl synthase, whose protein sequence is MTTVTPEGRKLLRVEARNSQTPIERKPEWIKTRLKMGPQYKELIGLVKSEGLHTVCQEAACPNIFECWEDREATFLIGGEQCTRRCDFCNIDTGKPADFDRDEPRRVAESVVTMGLKYATVTGVARDDLEDGGAWLYAETVRQIHAAVPGCGVELLIPDFNAVPEQLAEVFSSRPEVLAHNVETVPRIFKRIRPGFRYERSLEVITKAREDGLVTKSNLILGMGETREEISAALRDLYDAGCELITITQYLRPSPRHHPVERWVKPEEFVELSDEAREIGYAGVMSGPLVRSSYRAGRLYKQAVEARES, encoded by the coding sequence GTGACAACGGTGACACCAGAGGGGCGCAAGCTCCTGCGCGTAGAGGCACGCAACAGCCAGACCCCGATCGAGCGCAAGCCGGAATGGATCAAGACCCGGCTGAAGATGGGCCCGCAGTACAAGGAGCTCATCGGGCTGGTGAAGTCCGAAGGTCTGCACACGGTGTGCCAGGAGGCGGCCTGTCCCAACATCTTCGAATGCTGGGAGGACCGCGAGGCCACGTTCCTCATCGGCGGGGAGCAGTGCACCCGGCGTTGCGACTTCTGCAACATCGACACCGGTAAGCCCGCCGACTTCGACCGGGACGAGCCGCGCCGCGTGGCCGAGTCGGTGGTGACGATGGGGCTGAAGTACGCCACCGTCACCGGAGTCGCCCGCGACGACCTCGAGGACGGCGGCGCCTGGCTGTACGCCGAGACGGTGCGGCAGATCCACGCGGCCGTCCCCGGCTGCGGCGTCGAGCTGCTGATCCCCGACTTCAACGCGGTGCCCGAGCAGCTCGCCGAGGTCTTCTCGTCGCGGCCCGAGGTCCTCGCGCACAACGTGGAGACCGTCCCGCGGATCTTCAAGCGGATCCGCCCGGGATTCCGCTACGAGCGCTCCCTCGAGGTGATCACCAAGGCCCGGGAGGACGGGCTGGTCACCAAGTCGAACCTGATCCTCGGGATGGGCGAGACCCGCGAGGAGATCTCCGCGGCGCTGCGCGACCTGTACGACGCCGGTTGCGAACTGATCACGATCACGCAGTACCTGCGCCCGTCCCCGCGGCACCACCCGGTGGAGCGGTGGGTGAAGCCCGAGGAGTTCGTCGAGCTCTCGGACGAGGCCAGGGAGATCGGCTACGCGGGCGTGATGTCCGGTCCGCTCGTCCGCTCCAGCTACCGCGCCGGACGCCTCTACAAGCAGGCCGTCGAGGCCCGCGAATCCTGA
- a CDS encoding YfbM family protein gives MSYLRVPPVLEGESDPGRIARQVFGDREWRRRAASLTADLGGAWQAMHYLLTGDAWDGRQPEADVVCGGRLLTEDGTDELGMDVIYLAPDRVKPAADLLAATPFADVAARFDPAAMHAAGVQDAAALDAADRDEVLAPAYRALTGFFRAAADEGEAVYKVMIAS, from the coding sequence ATGTCGTACCTCAGGGTGCCGCCGGTGCTGGAGGGGGAGTCGGACCCCGGCCGGATCGCCCGCCAGGTGTTCGGCGACCGCGAGTGGCGCCGCCGCGCCGCGTCCCTCACGGCCGACCTCGGCGGCGCCTGGCAGGCGATGCACTACCTGCTGACGGGCGACGCGTGGGACGGCCGCCAGCCCGAGGCGGACGTGGTGTGCGGCGGCCGGCTGCTCACCGAGGACGGCACCGACGAGCTGGGCATGGACGTCATCTACCTGGCCCCGGACCGCGTCAAGCCCGCCGCCGACCTGCTGGCCGCGACGCCGTTCGCCGACGTCGCCGCCCGCTTCGACCCCGCCGCGATGCACGCCGCGGGCGTCCAGGACGCGGCCGCCCTCGACGCCGCCGACCGGGACGAGGTGCTGGCGCCCGCGTACCGGGCGCTCACCGGGTTCTTCCGCGCGGCCGCCGACGAGGGCGAGGCCGTCTACAAGGTGATGATCGCGTCCTGA